The following are encoded together in the Triticum urartu cultivar G1812 unplaced genomic scaffold, Tu2.1 TuUngrouped_contig_5432, whole genome shotgun sequence genome:
- the LOC125529217 gene encoding uncharacterized protein LOC125529217 isoform X1, whose translation MYVNIMNERLTPLGLRLKKSPSFVDLICTCLSKEYSTKENSAKENSTVGRSAVKDIVSKPPLKKDVVKASNFPANFLKIGNWEYTSQYEGDLVAKCYYAKHKLVWEVLNDGLKSKIELQWLDITAIKATCPEEGDGTLELMLSRPPIFFQETDPQPRKHTLWLAAPDFTCGQAIMCRRHVLRCSSSVLSRNFEKLIQCDERLNELSQQPTIMSDSPFIGTISSIFGNQNESDGPSSMFTHYVSPYDASSSVVQRNGVKHHQPLNLDYFPLTGAAASDIQAKIVAQEQRNLNLCNRASPKVPKEFQEIAESLLSDTQAPPSADEKYLLARVDSLSNLLEKGTAPSTVSVPERNDTIAAGEVGHDAFAEELGFCFEDEEQWAPAGRTVDGGAGPPAISRKESMAAGLFENLPRIPSMSELFDIAED comes from the exons ATGTATGTCAATATAATGAATGAACGGCTCACACCACTGGGTCTACGGTTGAAAAAGAGCCCATCTTTTGTAGATCTTATTTGTACGTGTCTTTCAAAGGAATACTCTACCAAGGAAAACTCTGCCAAGGAAAACTCTACCGTGGGCCGTTCTGCTGTGAAAGATATTGTTTCCAAGCCCCCGTTAAAGAAAGATGTAGTAAAAGCTTCAAATTTTCCTGCAAACTTTCTTAAAATTGGTAATTGGGAG TACACCTCGCAGTACGAAGGTGATTTGGTTGCAAAATGCTACTATGCAAAGCATAAGCTTGTCTGGGAAGTTTTGAACGATGGTCTTAAGAGTAAGATAGAGCTCCAGTGGTTAGATATTACTGCTATAAAGGCAACTTGCCCTGAGGAGGGAGATGGCACCTTGGAACTGATG TTGTCTCGGCCACCCATTTTCTTTCAAGAGACCGATCCTCAACCAAGAAAACATACATTATGGCTGGCGGCACCAGATTTCACTTGTGGACAAGCAATCATGTGCAG GAGGCATGTTTTGCGTTGCTCCTCGAGTGTGTTGAGCAGAAATTTTGAAAAGCTTATTCAGTGTGATGAGCGACTAAATGAGCTGAGCCAACAACCAACTATCATGTCAGATTCTCCATTTATTGGAACCATAAGCTCCATATTTGGAAATCAAAATGAAAGTGACGGCCCTTCATCCATGTTCACACATTATGTGTCACCATATGATGCTTCTTCTTCAGTGGTCCAAAGGAATGGCGTGAAGCATCATCAGCCATTGAACTTAG ATTATTTTCCTTTAACAGGTGCCGCAGCTTCAGATATCCAAGCAAAAATTGTTGCTCAAGAACAAAGGAACCTCAATTTGTGTAATCGTGCCAGCCCCAAGGTGCCGAAAGAATTTCAGGAGATTGCTGAGAGCCTTTTAAGCGATACACAAGCCCCGCCGTCCGCGGATGAGAAATATCTGTTGGCAAGAGTGGACTCGCTTAGCAATTTGCTTGAGAAAGGCACTGCGCCATCCACCGTATCTGTTCCTGAGCGCAATGACACCATTGCTGCAGGCGAAGTAGGTCATGATGCCTTTGCCGAGGAACTCGGATTTTGTTTCGAAGACGAAGAACAATGGGCGCCTGCGGGGAGAACTGTGGATGGCGGCGCAGGACCGCCTGCCATCTCTAGAAAGGAGTCCATGGCGGCGGGTCTGTTTGAGAACCTCCCCCGCATACCATCTATGTCAGAGTTGTTCGACATAGCAGAGGATTGA
- the LOC125529217 gene encoding uncharacterized protein LOC125529217 isoform X2, with translation MYVNIMNERLTPLGLRLKKSPSFVDLICTCLSKEYSTKENSAKENSTVGRSAVKDIVSKPPLKKDVVKASNFPANFLKIGNWEYTSQYEGDLVAKCYYAKHKLVWEVLNDGLKSKIELQWLDITAIKATCPEEGDGTLELMLSRPPIFFQETDPQPRKHTLWLAAPDFTCGQAIMCRRHVLRCSSSVLSRNFEKLIQCDERLNELSQQPTIMSDSPFIGTISSIFGNQNESDGPSSMFTHYVSPYDASSSVVQRNGVKHHQPLNLGAAASDIQAKIVAQEQRNLNLCNRASPKVPKEFQEIAESLLSDTQAPPSADEKYLLARVDSLSNLLEKGTAPSTVSVPERNDTIAAGEVGHDAFAEELGFCFEDEEQWAPAGRTVDGGAGPPAISRKESMAAGLFENLPRIPSMSELFDIAED, from the exons ATGTATGTCAATATAATGAATGAACGGCTCACACCACTGGGTCTACGGTTGAAAAAGAGCCCATCTTTTGTAGATCTTATTTGTACGTGTCTTTCAAAGGAATACTCTACCAAGGAAAACTCTGCCAAGGAAAACTCTACCGTGGGCCGTTCTGCTGTGAAAGATATTGTTTCCAAGCCCCCGTTAAAGAAAGATGTAGTAAAAGCTTCAAATTTTCCTGCAAACTTTCTTAAAATTGGTAATTGGGAG TACACCTCGCAGTACGAAGGTGATTTGGTTGCAAAATGCTACTATGCAAAGCATAAGCTTGTCTGGGAAGTTTTGAACGATGGTCTTAAGAGTAAGATAGAGCTCCAGTGGTTAGATATTACTGCTATAAAGGCAACTTGCCCTGAGGAGGGAGATGGCACCTTGGAACTGATG TTGTCTCGGCCACCCATTTTCTTTCAAGAGACCGATCCTCAACCAAGAAAACATACATTATGGCTGGCGGCACCAGATTTCACTTGTGGACAAGCAATCATGTGCAG GAGGCATGTTTTGCGTTGCTCCTCGAGTGTGTTGAGCAGAAATTTTGAAAAGCTTATTCAGTGTGATGAGCGACTAAATGAGCTGAGCCAACAACCAACTATCATGTCAGATTCTCCATTTATTGGAACCATAAGCTCCATATTTGGAAATCAAAATGAAAGTGACGGCCCTTCATCCATGTTCACACATTATGTGTCACCATATGATGCTTCTTCTTCAGTGGTCCAAAGGAATGGCGTGAAGCATCATCAGCCATTGAACTTAG GTGCCGCAGCTTCAGATATCCAAGCAAAAATTGTTGCTCAAGAACAAAGGAACCTCAATTTGTGTAATCGTGCCAGCCCCAAGGTGCCGAAAGAATTTCAGGAGATTGCTGAGAGCCTTTTAAGCGATACACAAGCCCCGCCGTCCGCGGATGAGAAATATCTGTTGGCAAGAGTGGACTCGCTTAGCAATTTGCTTGAGAAAGGCACTGCGCCATCCACCGTATCTGTTCCTGAGCGCAATGACACCATTGCTGCAGGCGAAGTAGGTCATGATGCCTTTGCCGAGGAACTCGGATTTTGTTTCGAAGACGAAGAACAATGGGCGCCTGCGGGGAGAACTGTGGATGGCGGCGCAGGACCGCCTGCCATCTCTAGAAAGGAGTCCATGGCGGCGGGTCTGTTTGAGAACCTCCCCCGCATACCATCTATGTCAGAGTTGTTCGACATAGCAGAGGATTGA
- the LOC125529218 gene encoding protein HEADING DATE REPRESSOR 1: MEEPSMADPPRIFWKSRRRPSSANGRSLQAQEHNNEAAATEEAAADTLPAQGEAMKIDDANAASTTTEDDAHQADPMANLSEKRKALFEPLEPINGKRSADMLLPPPDFEPTSYPKGWLVGKKRKLVNVDVVESMRRIAILEMNRKDREIGGLNEQLEEDSRVLELLQKQLTDERRKRSEIEKENSMLQEQVTMLMNMLDENEAFDEEGEEAPPPDSID; the protein is encoded by the exons CCAATGGCCGGAGCTTGCAAGCACAAGAACATAATAACGAGGCCGCTGCCACCGAAGAGGCAGCAGCGGACACTCTTCCGGCTCAAGGAGAAGCCATGAAGATTGATGACGCAAATGCAGCAAGCACTACCACAGAGGATGATGCTCATCAGGCAGATCCGATGGCTAACCTATCTGAGAAGCGAAAGGCGCTCTTTGAGCCCCTGGAGCCAATCAATGGCAAGCGCAGCGCTGACATGCTGCTTCCGCCACCGGACTTCGAGCCTACATCATATCCCAAGGGATGGCTGGTTGGTAAGAAGCGCAAGCTCGTCAATGTCGATGTCGTGGAGAGCATGAGGAGGATAGCGATCCTGGAAATGAACAGAAAG GACCGTGAAATCGGCGGGCTGAATGAACAACTAGAGGAGGACTCCCGCGTGCTGGAGCTTCTGCAGAAGCAGCTCACGGACGAGCGCAGGAAGCGGTCGGAGATCGAGAAGGAGAACTCCATGCTTCAAGAGCAGGTGACCATGCTGATGAACATGCTTGATGAAAACGAAGCCTTCGACGAGGAAGGAGAAGAGGCGCCACCACCCGACTCAATCGATTAA